A section of the Malania oleifera isolate guangnan ecotype guangnan chromosome 2, ASM2987363v1, whole genome shotgun sequence genome encodes:
- the LOC131148904 gene encoding 17.5 kDa class I heat shock protein-like, producing MSIVPSVFGGRRDSIFDSPFSLDLWDPFRDFSNFSSSLSNYFPEFFRDASAFANTRIDWRETPEAHVFKADLPGLRKEEVKVEVEDDRVLQISGERNREEEEKSDTWHRIERSSGRFMRRFRLPENAKVNEMKASMEDGVLTVTVPKVEGKRREVKAIEISG from the coding sequence ATGTCGATCGTCCCAAGCGTCTTCGGTGGCCGACGAGACAGCATCTTCGATTCTCCTTTCTCGCTCGATCTCTGGGACCCTTTCAGAGATTTCTCTAATTTTTCCTCTTCCCTGAGCAATTACTTCCCCGAGTTCTTCCGCGACGCGTCGGCGTTCGCCAACACGCGCATAGACTGGAGGGAGACGCCGGAGGCGCACGTGTTCAAGGCGGACCTGCCGGGGCTCCGGAAGGAGGAGGTGAAGGTGGAGGTGGAGGACGACCGGGTGCTGCAGATCAGCGGAGAGAGGAAcagagaggaggaggagaagagcGATACGTGGCACAGGATCGAGCGCAGCAGCGGAAGGTTCATGCGGCGGTTTCGGCTGCCGGAGAACGCGAAGGTGAATGAGATGAAGGCGTCGATGGAGGACGGAGTTCTGACGGTGACCGTTCCGAAGGTGGAGGGGAAGCGCCGTGAAGTGAAGGCCATTGAAATTTCCGGCTGA